AGTGCGGGGTCCACAGCAGGACGGCGACGGGCTCCTTCTTGGCGTACGCGCGCTTCAGCTCGGCCAGCATGCCGGGCGTGGAGGAGTCGACGACCTCGTACTCGCCGTCCAGCCCGTACTTCGGCAGGACGTTCTCCTTGAGGTTCTCCATGACGGCGGTGCCGGGCTCGATGCCGACGATCCGCCCCTTGAAGTCGGAGCCCTTGCCCTTCAGGTCCTCCAGGGACTTGACGTCCTTGACGTAGTCGGGGACCGCGACCTCCACGGAGGTCGGCCCGTACCAGGAGCCGATGTCGGTCAGCTTGTCCTTGTACTTGTCCCAGTAATTCTTCTGGGTGTACGGCAGCCAGCCGTCGAACTGGACGTCGATCTGACCGCGCGACATCGCCGCGTACATGGGGCCGATCTCGAACTGCTTGAGGTTGATCTTGTAGCCGCGCTCCTCCAGGACCGCCTTCCACAGGTACGTGGCGGCGATGTCCTCCTCCCAGGGGAACCAGGCGACCTCGACCGGGCGCTTGCGCTCGTCGTCACCGCTCACGGCCGCGGCGCCCTTCGGGGCGGGGGCCCACGTGTCGACGACGCCGGAGTTGTCCTTCAGCCAGGTGCGAACGGCTTCCTGCTCCTTGCCGGAACCGGCCTTCTGGATCTCGGCCTCCAGGCTGGTGAGCTGCTTCTCGGTCATCTTGAAGCTCTTCAGCCACTTGGCGACCTCGGGGTTCTCCTGCGAGAAGCCCTTGCGCGCCAGGGTGTGGATGCCGTCGCCCTTGCCCCACAGACCCTTGGGGTCCTCGAGCTTGGTGAGGTCGAAGTCGTTGTAGGCCCAGTGCGGCGACCAGAGGGGAACGACGATCGGTTCCTTCTTGGCGTACGCGCGCTTCAGCTCGGCCAGCATGGACGGCGTGGAGCCGTCGATGAGCTTGTACTCCTTGTCCAGGCCGTAGCCCGGCAGCAGCTTGTCCTTGAGCAGGCCCATCTCACCGGCGCTCGGCTCGATGCCGACGATGCGGCCCTTGAACTCGGAGGCCCGGCCCTTCAGGTCCTCCATCGACGTGACGTCCTTCATGTACGCCGGGACGGCCAGCTCCAGCGAGGTGGGGGCGTACCAGGCACCCATGTCCTCCAGGCGGTCCTGGTACTTCTTCCAGTAGCTGGCGTGGGTGACCGGCAGCCAGGAGTCGGTCTGGAAGTCGATCTGCCCGTTGGCCATGCCGGTGTACAGCGCGCCGGCCTCGTACTGCTTGACGTCGACCTCGAAGCCGCGCTGCTCCAGCATCTCCTTCCAGAGGAACGTGGAGGCGATGCCCTCGTCCCACGGGATGTAGCCGATGCTGATCTTCTTGCCGTCGCCGACCTGCGCGCTCTTGCCGGCGGTGTCGTCCTTGGAGCCGCCGAAGACGCTCATGCCGCCCGCCACGAGGGCGAGGGCGACGATGGCGGCGACCGCGACCACGGGCTGCGGGCGGTAGGTCCAGATCTTCCAGCCCTCGGCCATCGCACGGGCCTTGGCCACCGCGCGGCGGCCCAGCGGGGAGACCACGGTGCCGAGCGCGCCGGTCATCCGGTCCAGGTACATGGCGAGGATGACGATGGAGATGCCCGCCTCGAAGCCGAGGCCGACGTCGACGTTGCCGATGGCGCGGTAGACGGAGCCGCCGAGGCCGCCGCCGCCGACCATGCCCGCGATGACGACCATGGACAGGCCGAGCATGATGACCTGGTTGATACCGGCCATGATCGTGGGCAGGGCGAGGGGCAGCTGGACGCGCAGCAGGGTGTTGCGGGAGGTGGTGCCGAAGGCATCGGCGGCCTCGACGAGCTCGCCGTCCACCTGGCGGATGCCGAGTTCCGTCATCCGGACGCCCGGGGGCAGCGCGAAGATGATCGTGGCGATGATGCCGGGTACCACGCCGACGCCGAAGAAGATGACGCCGGGGATCAGGTAGACCATGGCGGGCATGGTCTGCATGAAGTCCAGGACCGGGCGGACCACCGCGCTGACCGTCTTGGACCGGGAGGCCCAGATGCCCAGCGGTACGGCGATGACCAGGGTGACGAGGGTCGCGACGAGCACCAGGGTGAGGGTGTCCATCGCCTCGTCCCACAGTTCGACGGAGTCGATGAGGGCGAATCCGACGAAGGTCAGCAGGGCGGCGGGCAGGCCGCGCAGCCACCAGGCGATGACGGCGACGATGCCCGCGAACAGCAGCGGTGCGGGGGCGGACAGGACGGCGGCTATGCCGTCGAACATGCCGCTGACGATCGAGCTGATGGCGTCGAAGAGCCAGACGAGGTGGGTCTGCAGCCAGTCGACCGCGGAGTCGACCCATTCGCCGAGGGGAAGCCTAAACACCGGCCACCTTCTTCTCGTCGGTGTTCTGCACGTCGGCCGTGGACACGGTGTCGCGCGGGGCTTCGGCCGGGGTCATCGGCTCGCCGAGGACGGCGAGCAGCCGGGAGCTGGGGACGACGCCGACGAGCTTGCCCTTCGCGTCGGTGACGGCGACCGGGTCCGGGCTCTGCGAGCAGGGCGTGAACAGGTCGATGATCGGCGTGGACTCCGCGACCGTGGCGGGGGCGGCGGCGAGCACGTCCTGCGGGGTGCGCAGCTCCGTGCCGTCCGCCGCCTTGCCGCCCATCGCGGTGTGCGGCTCGGCCATGATCGCGCCGGCGGTGAGCACCCGGGAGCGGTCGACGTCCTGGGTGAACGAGGCGACGTAGTCGTTGGCCGGGGTGACGAGGATGTCCTCGGCGGTGCCGAGCTGGACGATCTTCCCGTCGCGCATGACGGCGATCCGGTCACCGAGGCGCATGGCCTCGTTGAGATCGTGGGTGATGAAGACGATGGTCTTCTTCAGGCGCTTCTGGAGCTCCAGCAGCTGGTCCTGCATGTCACGGCGGATCAGCGGGTCGAGCGCGCTGAAGGACTCGTCCATGAGCAGCAGGTCGGCGTCGGTGGCCAGGGCGCGGGCGAGGCCCACGCGCTGCTGCATACCGCCGGACAGCTCGTCGGGCCAGGACTTCTCCCAGCCTTCGAGGCCGGTGAGCCGCAGCGCCTCGGCGGCGCGCACCTCGCGCTCCTCGCGTGGGACGCCCTGGACCTCCAGGCCGTACGCGGCGTTCTCCAGGACGCTCCGGTGGGGGAAGAGCGCGAAGTGCTGGAACACCATGCTGATCTTGGTGGAGCGGACGTGCCGGAGCTCGCGGGGGCTCAGGGCGGTCAGATCCTGGCCGTCGAAGAGGACCCGGCCGGCGGTGGGGTCGAGGAGGCCGTTGAGCATCCGCAACAGGGTGGACTTGCCCGAGCCGGACAACCCCATGACGACGAAGATCTGGCCCGGCTCGACGGTGAACGAGGCGTCGATCACCGCTGCGGTCGTTCCTTCGGCGCGCAGCTCGTCGCGGTCCGCACCGCTCTCCAGCTTCCGCACGGCTTCATCGGGTCGTCTTCCGAACACTTTGTACAAGTGCTCGGCTTGCAGCCTGGACACATACACCTCACGCGTTGGACCGAAAAACGGTCTGCCACCCCCTCCGGCAGACCGTGGAGCGATGCGGGCTCTGTCCGCGTGGCACATGCACTGGTTGAAAATGCGACGTGGTCCGCTCCGGTGGCGCGCCTGCCCGCACTTACACCACCCAAACGCGACCGTGACCCAGGTCACTGACCTGCGACGGAGCGCGGGTAAGCGGTTACTGGGAGCGACTGTCGGCGGGGTGGGGCATCATCGGGTCTGTGACGCGACGCCTGATGCTCCTCGACACCGCTTCCCTGTACTTCCGCGCCTACTTCGGGGTGCCCGACTCGGTGCGCGCGCCGGACGGGACGCCCGTGAACGCCGTGCGCGGCCTCCTGGACTTCATCGGCCGCCTGGTGCACGACCACCGGCCGGACGAGCTGGTCGCCTGCTGGGACAACGACTGGCGTCCGCAGTGGCGGGTCGACCTGATCCCGACGTACAAGGCGCACCGGGTCGCCGAGGAGACGCCGGCCGGACAGACGGACGAGGAGGAGATCCCCGACACGCTGTCGCCGCAGGTCCCGATCATCGAGGACGTGCTGGCCGCGCTCGGGATCGCCCGGGTCGGCGTCACACCCTACGAGGCGGACGACGTCATCGGCACGCTCACGGCGCGGGCGAAGGGCCCGGTCGACATCGTCACCGGCGACCGTGATCTGTATCAGCTGGTCGACGACGCCCGTCAGGTGCGCGTGCTCTACCCGCTCAAGGGCGTCGGCACGCTCCAGGTGACCGACGAGGCGTGGCTGCGCGAGAAGTACGGCGTGGACGGCGCGGGATACGTGGACCTGGCGCTGCTGCGCGGCGACCCGAGCGACGGGCTCCCGGGCGTCCCCGGCATCGGCGAGAAGACGGCGGCGAAGCTGCTGGACGCGTACGGCGATCTCGACGGGATCATGGCGGCGGTGGACGATCCGAAGGCGAAGCTGACCCCGTCGCAGCGCAAGCGGCTGGACGAGTCGCGCGCCTATGTCGCCGTCGCACCGAAGGTGGTCCGGGTGGCCGGGGACGTCCCGCTGCCGGAATTCGACCCGGCGCTGCCGCGCGAGCCGCGCGACCCGGCCGCCCTGGAGGCGCTGGCGGAGCAGTGGGGGCTGAGCGGGGCGCTCCAGCGCCTGCTGACCGTCCTTCAGTACTGAGGGGTCGACCGGGACCCGGGCCGGGGTGTTAACTTAGGTTTACCTAAGTCTTCGAACCAGGGAGTACCTCGTGGCAGAGCGGCCGGCCCGGCAGGGACCCAAGGCCCAGGGGGCGCAGGTCGTGCGCACCGAGCAGATCACCCCGCACATGGTGCGGGTGGTCCTCGGCGGCGAGGGCCTTGCGGACTTCTCCCTCTCCGGCTTCACCGACCACTACATCAAGCTGTGCTTCGCGCCCGAGGGCGCGGACTACGCGCACCCGTTCGACATGGCGGCCATCCGGGAGTCCTACCCGCGCGAGCTGTGGCCCACCACCCGTACGTACACGGTACGTTCGTGGGACCCGGCCGCCAGGGAGATGGCCGTCGACTTCGTCGTGCACGGCGACGAGGGCCTGGCGGGACCGTGGGCCCGGCGGGCGCGCGTGGGTGAGCAGGTGACCTTCCTCGGCCCCGGCGGCGGTTACGGCCCCGACGCCGCGGCGGACTGGCACCTGCTGGCCGGCGACGAGAGCGCGCTGCCGGCGATCGCGGCGGCCCTGGAGCAGATGCCCGCGGGCGCACTGGTGCACGCCTTCGTCGAGGTGCCGGACGCCTCGGAGGAGCAGAAGATCGTGACGCCCGACGGGGTGGCCGTGACCTGGCTGCACCGTGGGGACCGGCCCGTCGGCGAACTGCTGACCGCCGCCGTGAAGGGGCTGGACTTCCCCGAGGGCGAGGTCCAGGCGTTCGTGCACGGGGAGGCGGGCTTCGTGAAGGAGATCCGCCGCTATCTCCGCGTGGAACGGCAGATCCCGCTGGTGCAGCTGTCGATCTCGGGCTACTGGCGCCTCGGCCAGAACGACGACGCCTGGCGCGCGGTGAAGCGCGAGTGGAACGAGCAGGTGGAGCGCGAGCAGGAGGGCGGCACGCAGGCCGCGTAGCGGCCCCCGGCCCGACCGCAGGCGCGCAGCCCGGCTGCCGAACCTCCCGCCGCCGCCGCCCGGGGCGCCCGACCTCCTGGCCCCCGGCCGCGCGGGCCCCAGCAGACACC
This sequence is a window from Streptomyces parvus. Protein-coding genes within it:
- a CDS encoding ABC transporter permease/substrate binding protein; amino-acid sequence: MFRLPLGEWVDSAVDWLQTHLVWLFDAISSIVSGMFDGIAAVLSAPAPLLFAGIVAVIAWWLRGLPAALLTFVGFALIDSVELWDEAMDTLTLVLVATLVTLVIAVPLGIWASRSKTVSAVVRPVLDFMQTMPAMVYLIPGVIFFGVGVVPGIIATIIFALPPGVRMTELGIRQVDGELVEAADAFGTTSRNTLLRVQLPLALPTIMAGINQVIMLGLSMVVIAGMVGGGGLGGSVYRAIGNVDVGLGFEAGISIVILAMYLDRMTGALGTVVSPLGRRAVAKARAMAEGWKIWTYRPQPVVAVAAIVALALVAGGMSVFGGSKDDTAGKSAQVGDGKKISIGYIPWDEGIASTFLWKEMLEQRGFEVDVKQYEAGALYTGMANGQIDFQTDSWLPVTHASYWKKYQDRLEDMGAWYAPTSLELAVPAYMKDVTSMEDLKGRASEFKGRIVGIEPSAGEMGLLKDKLLPGYGLDKEYKLIDGSTPSMLAELKRAYAKKEPIVVPLWSPHWAYNDFDLTKLEDPKGLWGKGDGIHTLARKGFSQENPEVAKWLKSFKMTEKQLTSLEAEIQKAGSGKEQEAVRTWLKDNSGVVDTWAPAPKGAAAVSGDDERKRPVEVAWFPWEEDIAATYLWKAVLEERGYKINLKQFEIGPMYAAMSRGQIDVQFDGWLPYTQKNYWDKYKDKLTDIGSWYGPTSVEVAVPDYVKDVKSLEDLKGKGSDFKGRIVGIEPGTAVMENLKENVLPKYGLDGEYEVVDSSTPGMLAELKRAYAKKEPVAVLLWTPHWSYNEYELTKLKDPQKVFGEGDRLHTIASKEFPEQYPQLTKWFKDFKLTEKQLGGLENEIQKRGAGHEEEAVKAWMDDNPGIADTMAPQ
- a CDS encoding glycine betaine/L-proline ABC transporter ATP-binding protein, which encodes MRKLESGADRDELRAEGTTAAVIDASFTVEPGQIFVVMGLSGSGKSTLLRMLNGLLDPTAGRVLFDGQDLTALSPRELRHVRSTKISMVFQHFALFPHRSVLENAAYGLEVQGVPREEREVRAAEALRLTGLEGWEKSWPDELSGGMQQRVGLARALATDADLLLMDESFSALDPLIRRDMQDQLLELQKRLKKTIVFITHDLNEAMRLGDRIAVMRDGKIVQLGTAEDILVTPANDYVASFTQDVDRSRVLTAGAIMAEPHTAMGGKAADGTELRTPQDVLAAAPATVAESTPIIDLFTPCSQSPDPVAVTDAKGKLVGVVPSSRLLAVLGEPMTPAEAPRDTVSTADVQNTDEKKVAGV
- a CDS encoding 5'-3' exonuclease, producing the protein MLLDTASLYFRAYFGVPDSVRAPDGTPVNAVRGLLDFIGRLVHDHRPDELVACWDNDWRPQWRVDLIPTYKAHRVAEETPAGQTDEEEIPDTLSPQVPIIEDVLAALGIARVGVTPYEADDVIGTLTARAKGPVDIVTGDRDLYQLVDDARQVRVLYPLKGVGTLQVTDEAWLREKYGVDGAGYVDLALLRGDPSDGLPGVPGIGEKTAAKLLDAYGDLDGIMAAVDDPKAKLTPSQRKRLDESRAYVAVAPKVVRVAGDVPLPEFDPALPREPRDPAALEALAEQWGLSGALQRLLTVLQY
- a CDS encoding siderophore-interacting protein, with protein sequence MAERPARQGPKAQGAQVVRTEQITPHMVRVVLGGEGLADFSLSGFTDHYIKLCFAPEGADYAHPFDMAAIRESYPRELWPTTRTYTVRSWDPAAREMAVDFVVHGDEGLAGPWARRARVGEQVTFLGPGGGYGPDAAADWHLLAGDESALPAIAAALEQMPAGALVHAFVEVPDASEEQKIVTPDGVAVTWLHRGDRPVGELLTAAVKGLDFPEGEVQAFVHGEAGFVKEIRRYLRVERQIPLVQLSISGYWRLGQNDDAWRAVKREWNEQVEREQEGGTQAA